The Acidovorax sp. RAC01 genomic sequence TGCGCCGTTGCGGCATCCCGAATGCCGAAACCCACGCCCACCGGAATATGAACATGCTGGCGAATGCGCGGCAGCATCTGCTCGACGGCGGCTGTATCCAGCGCCCCCGAACCAGTGACCCCCTTGAGCGACACATAATACACATAGCCGCTGGCCACGCGGGCCACCTGCGCCATCCGTGCATCGGTGCTGGTGGGGGCCAGCAGGAAGATCAGGTCCATGCCGTGGGTACGCAGGCTGGCGGCAAAAGCCTCGCATTCTTCCGGGGGGTAGTCGACGATCAGCACGCCATCCACACCGGCCGCGGCGGCGTCGCGCACGAATGCGTCAGTCCCGTGCTTCTGGTCGTAGCGTTCCACGGGGTTGGCATACCCCATCAGTACCACGGGGGTTGTGCCGTTGCGCTTGCGGAACTCACGTACATGGTCAAGCACCTGTGCCATGCCGATACCCAGGCTCAGGGCCTTTTCGCCAGCCTTCTGGATGACCGGGCCGTCGGCCATGGGGTCTGAGAAAGGAACGCCCAGTTCGATCACATCGGCACCGGCTTCCACCATACCGTGCATCAGCGCCGGGGTGATGTCTGCGAACGGAAAG encodes the following:
- the trpA gene encoding tryptophan synthase subunit alpha encodes the protein MSRIEATFSALKAQGRKALIPYVTAGFPFADITPALMHGMVEAGADVIELGVPFSDPMADGPVIQKAGEKALSLGIGMAQVLDHVREFRKRNGTTPVVLMGYANPVERYDQKHGTDAFVRDAAAAGVDGVLIVDYPPEECEAFAASLRTHGMDLIFLLAPTSTDARMAQVARVASGYVYYVSLKGVTGSGALDTAAVEQMLPRIRQHVHIPVGVGFGIRDAATAQAIGKVADAVVIGSRIIQLIEDQEHAKVVPITIDFLRGIRKALDA